One stretch of Paenibacillus sp. FSL R5-0341 DNA includes these proteins:
- a CDS encoding VOC family protein: protein MNFEVIPFLSMNGDAAAAIAFYEEFLGAKVIFKKSYKEMKEMNPGFEYPAGQDEYITHSVLEIGVNKIMIAEEAMDTERAWQLGNSTSLCIQSKDKATIDQLYHSLVQHEGVKVLVPYEQNEFSPGYGIVRDPYGIAIQLCVTVHDF, encoded by the coding sequence ATGAATTTTGAAGTGATACCATTTTTGTCGATGAACGGTGATGCGGCGGCAGCCATTGCTTTTTATGAGGAGTTTCTGGGCGCCAAGGTGATATTCAAGAAAAGTTATAAAGAGATGAAGGAGATGAACCCAGGCTTTGAGTACCCTGCCGGACAAGATGAGTATATTACACATTCGGTGCTGGAGATTGGGGTCAACAAGATCATGATTGCGGAAGAAGCAATGGACACGGAGAGAGCGTGGCAGCTGGGAAACAGCACGTCATTATGTATTCAATCCAAGGATAAAGCTACAATCGACCAACTGTATCATTCTTTGGTGCAACATGAGGGTGTGAAGGTACTGGTACCTTACGAGCAAAATGAATTCAGCCCAGGATACGGCATTGTGCGTGATCCGTATGGCATCGCGATTCAGCTGTGTGTGACGGTGCATGATTTTTAG
- a CDS encoding YafY family protein has product MKKSERMNQMLRFINQKQQFTLQDLMQEFQISKRTALRDIASLEELGAPIYVEYGRYGGYRLLQQMQLPPISFNTGELHALYFAMQALRSFSSLPFQVSFRTIHEKFMSALSDKQRQDIENIQHRVSFRHTEQIRDSVHLEFLLLAAVQNIVIQITYPDQRRSTDTGSSPADFSDPEPWDSPSRTSSFNNRTIQPIALYARKGYWYCQAYDLNKQAYRVFRCDRITSAEVSDIEPLAHVIELQAQDTHSLWEPSQDAISFQCRIDEAGVELFQQEHFPSMQITHVNESGSEPAQRLLVGSYEAHELDFITRYLAGFGRSIKIMEPDTLKESLRQYYMDLLDHV; this is encoded by the coding sequence ATGAAAAAATCAGAACGCATGAACCAGATGCTACGTTTCATTAATCAAAAACAACAGTTCACCCTGCAAGATCTCATGCAGGAGTTCCAAATCTCCAAGCGGACCGCGTTAAGAGATATCGCTTCATTGGAAGAGTTGGGTGCACCTATCTATGTCGAATATGGACGCTACGGCGGATATCGACTGCTGCAACAGATGCAGCTGCCTCCCATTTCGTTTAATACGGGTGAGCTTCATGCCCTTTATTTTGCGATGCAGGCCCTCCGCAGCTTCTCCAGCTTGCCCTTTCAGGTTTCTTTCCGTACCATTCATGAGAAATTTATGAGCGCGTTATCCGACAAGCAACGACAGGATATTGAGAACATCCAACATCGGGTTTCCTTCCGTCATACGGAGCAGATTCGCGATAGTGTGCATTTGGAGTTTTTGTTGTTGGCTGCTGTGCAAAATATAGTGATCCAAATTACGTATCCTGATCAACGAAGATCTACAGATACAGGGTCGTCTCCTGCCGACTTTTCTGATCCTGAACCATGGGATTCACCATCTCGTACATCCAGCTTCAACAATCGTACCATTCAACCCATTGCGCTCTATGCCAGGAAAGGCTACTGGTATTGCCAGGCTTATGATCTGAATAAGCAGGCGTATCGTGTGTTCCGCTGCGACCGGATCACTTCGGCTGAAGTGTCCGACATTGAACCTTTGGCTCATGTTATTGAACTTCAAGCACAGGATACCCATTCGTTATGGGAACCATCACAAGATGCTATTTCATTTCAATGTCGGATTGACGAAGCCGGGGTTGAACTTTTCCAGCAAGAACATTTTCCATCCATGCAGATTACGCACGTCAACGAATCGGGCAGTGAGCCGGCACAAAGGCTTCTTGTCGGTTCGTATGAAGCTCATGAGCTTGATTTCATTACTCGGTACCTCGCAGGATTCGGCAGATCTATTAAGATCATGGAACCGGACACGTTAAAAGAATCATTGCGACAGTACTATATGGACTTGTTAGATCATGTATAA
- a CDS encoding MFS transporter, whose product MKIFYIVLALILASLNLRPPITSISPLMSTIQHDLGLSGMTASLLTTLPVLCMGIFAPFSVRLSRRWGNEGAIVLALILIGLGTGLRLFVGATPLMMFTSFLSGVGIALTGPLLSSFIKQYFPNRVAAMVGIYSTAMVMGASISVGLSVPFQHTLGGSWRGSLATWALLAVIALPIWLKLAWSARTERQSGQTSAVIHASLPVKNRRAWVLTLFFGLMAAIFYSLTAWLAPAIQSHGYSQETAGNIQTLFTLISLPSTLFIPMLVHRYQRRVFWLVGCASLELIGVLMLNLSVSPWLAAIPLGIGAGGLFPIALMLPIDETSNAQEASSWSAMTQSGGYILGALGPLAIGWLHDLTGSFVQAFYGLAIIIVLQIIVQFAIGNKKNLKVVDHEQELKGM is encoded by the coding sequence ATGAAAATTTTTTATATTGTCTTGGCGCTTATCCTGGCTTCACTGAACTTGAGACCACCCATTACATCCATTTCTCCGCTAATGAGCACCATACAGCATGATCTGGGTTTGAGTGGTATGACCGCCAGTCTGTTAACGACACTACCTGTATTATGTATGGGCATATTCGCTCCGTTCTCCGTAAGACTAAGTAGAAGGTGGGGGAACGAAGGTGCCATTGTACTGGCTTTAATCCTTATTGGGTTAGGAACGGGACTACGATTATTCGTAGGTGCAACGCCGTTAATGATGTTCACTTCTTTTCTGTCGGGTGTAGGGATTGCACTCACAGGTCCGCTGTTGTCCAGCTTCATTAAGCAGTATTTTCCTAACCGAGTGGCAGCCATGGTAGGCATCTACTCTACAGCAATGGTGATGGGGGCCAGCATTAGTGTGGGATTATCGGTTCCGTTCCAGCATACGCTGGGTGGATCTTGGAGAGGGTCTTTAGCCACATGGGCATTACTCGCAGTTATTGCATTACCGATCTGGTTGAAATTAGCTTGGTCTGCGCGCACAGAGCGTCAATCTGGACAAACTTCAGCTGTCATTCATGCATCACTTCCGGTGAAGAACAGGCGAGCATGGGTGCTGACATTGTTCTTCGGGCTGATGGCAGCGATCTTCTATTCACTAACCGCTTGGCTAGCACCAGCGATTCAAAGCCATGGATATAGCCAAGAGACTGCTGGCAACATCCAAACGTTGTTTACATTGATATCGCTGCCCTCAACGTTATTCATTCCCATGCTTGTACACCGGTACCAAAGACGTGTATTCTGGCTTGTCGGATGTGCATCGTTAGAGCTGATAGGTGTCCTGATGCTGAATCTCTCTGTCAGCCCGTGGCTCGCGGCGATCCCGCTCGGTATTGGTGCAGGTGGACTGTTCCCAATTGCACTGATGTTGCCGATCGATGAGACAAGCAATGCACAGGAAGCTAGTAGCTGGTCTGCTATGACTCAATCCGGTGGTTATATCTTGGGAGCACTGGGGCCGCTTGCGATTGGTTGGCTCCACGATCTGACAGGCAGCTTCGTGCAAGCATTCTATGGTTTGGCTATCATCATCGTACTGCAGATTATCGTTCAATTCGCTATTGGTAATAAGAAAAACTTAAAAGTAGTTGACCATGAACAGGAGTTAAAAGGCATGTAA
- a CDS encoding LysR family transcriptional regulator gives MIEGEFMEIRQMENFITVCEELHFTRAAEKLGISQPTLSQQIRGLEDELGVPLFDRVGKKIVMTQAGTLFLEHCVQMIRHLQNTQDALAEFRNDQRGRLVIGVLPSDLDYRLTPLLVDFHARFPKVQLKVISSIYVVNQVLENEVDIGIEITSAPDDRLVRIPLCSEEYVLVVSENHDWAEQGTIGIQELRDIQTVMFPEGFTGRELVDGYCRKYGFTLNTIMETSSATSIISLVKANVGGTLLPYPLIQAMNEPTLRCIRITDDPPYRHFEIIHRSDRYLTQSAKAFIEKTIEYFNQR, from the coding sequence ATGATTGAAGGTGAATTCATGGAGATTCGTCAGATGGAGAACTTTATTACAGTGTGCGAGGAGCTTCATTTTACTCGGGCAGCTGAGAAACTTGGCATATCTCAACCTACGTTGAGTCAACAAATACGTGGGTTGGAGGATGAACTTGGTGTTCCTTTATTTGACCGTGTCGGCAAAAAGATTGTGATGACCCAGGCAGGGACTCTGTTTCTTGAGCACTGTGTACAGATGATCCGGCATTTACAGAATACCCAAGATGCGCTAGCTGAATTCCGCAATGATCAGAGAGGTCGATTAGTCATTGGTGTTCTTCCATCCGATTTGGATTATCGTCTCACTCCACTGCTCGTTGATTTTCATGCCCGATTCCCCAAAGTGCAATTGAAGGTGATCTCTTCGATCTATGTCGTGAATCAAGTGTTGGAAAATGAAGTCGATATCGGCATTGAGATCACGTCTGCACCTGATGATCGGCTTGTACGCATTCCTTTGTGCAGCGAAGAGTATGTACTGGTCGTTTCCGAGAATCATGATTGGGCAGAACAAGGTACGATTGGAATCCAGGAACTGCGTGATATCCAAACGGTGATGTTCCCCGAAGGATTTACAGGCAGAGAATTGGTCGACGGTTATTGCCGTAAGTATGGATTCACCCTAAACACCATCATGGAGACCAGTTCGGCAACCTCTATCATTAGCTTGGTCAAAGCCAACGTTGGAGGAACATTGCTGCCTTATCCTCTGATCCAAGCCATGAATGAACCCACGCTACGTTGCATTCGAATTACAGACGATCCGCCATACCGACACTTTGAGATTATCCATCGGTCTGATCGCTACCTGACGCAATCGGCTAAGGCATTTATTGAGAAGACAATCGAATATTTCAATCAAAGGTAA
- a CDS encoding VOC family protein: MKIKEVGLLAHQIEAIKEFYGTLLELDVVEDNPTFVSFHAGDSVLSFKMAPEQEKPYYHVAFTIPTNKLADAKRWAQDCNIPLLSKDGQDEFYFPYWDATAFYFYDPNGNLMEFIAHHSLDNAVEEAFEANHLLCISEIGLPVDDVPETMSTLNGHYRLEPFAGDGKKFSPTGDAEGMFIVIDKQMPWFPDGRMPAVFATEVKVETGQHGSLRLQEGLYSIVSI; encoded by the coding sequence ATGAAAATAAAAGAAGTTGGATTGTTGGCACATCAGATCGAGGCCATAAAGGAGTTTTACGGTACACTACTGGAGTTGGATGTTGTGGAGGATAATCCTACTTTCGTTTCATTTCATGCGGGAGACTCGGTCCTTTCATTCAAGATGGCTCCAGAACAGGAGAAGCCTTACTATCATGTAGCGTTTACGATTCCAACAAATAAACTTGCTGATGCGAAGAGGTGGGCCCAAGACTGTAACATTCCGTTGCTTTCCAAAGATGGACAGGATGAATTCTATTTCCCCTACTGGGATGCAACAGCCTTCTACTTCTATGATCCAAACGGCAACTTGATGGAATTCATTGCTCACCACTCACTCGATAATGCAGTCGAGGAAGCTTTTGAAGCGAATCATTTATTATGCATAAGTGAAATCGGCCTGCCTGTCGATGATGTTCCTGAGACGATGAGCACATTGAATGGGCATTATCGACTTGAACCCTTTGCTGGAGACGGAAAGAAATTCTCTCCCACGGGTGACGCAGAAGGCATGTTTATTGTCATTGATAAACAGATGCCCTGGTTCCCAGACGGGCGCATGCCCGCTGTATTTGCCACGGAGGTTAAGGTAGAAACTGGGCAGCACGGTAGTCTACGTTTACAGGAGGGTCTGTACTCTATTGTTTCGATTTGA
- a CDS encoding MerR family transcriptional regulator, whose amino-acid sequence MKISEVANHVNLPISTIRYYEKIGIIPDEHMLRDHNNYRIYAESIIQHLEVVKQCVAVGFSIHEIQSMISKDGFSSKDQASIIQAKISEIEEAQKQLEHSKQNLYEILKSDITCEDGFGKY is encoded by the coding sequence ATGAAAATTAGTGAAGTAGCGAACCATGTAAACCTTCCGATATCCACGATTCGTTACTACGAGAAAATAGGTATTATCCCGGATGAACATATGCTAAGAGATCATAACAACTATCGAATATATGCGGAGAGCATTATTCAGCATCTGGAAGTGGTCAAACAATGTGTAGCCGTAGGCTTTTCGATTCATGAGATCCAGTCCATGATCTCTAAAGACGGGTTTTCAAGTAAAGATCAAGCAAGCATTATCCAAGCAAAAATATCAGAAATTGAAGAAGCACAAAAACAATTAGAGCATTCCAAACAAAATCTGTACGAAATTCTTAAATCGGATATCACGTGTGAGGATGGTTTCGGTAAGTATTGA
- a CDS encoding nitroreductase family protein, protein MNTINGQFNKTNDFDNIVLERHSVKAYDPEVKISREEMTEILAKASRAPSAINMQPWRFLVIDSAEGKEKLAPLASFNQTQALTSSAVIAVFYDANNVEYMEEIFSKSVELGYMPQDIMDMQMQQVKPYYANINASELRDMNLIDSGLISMQLMLVARAHGYDTNPMAGYDKDQIAETFGLDKERFQPVMLISIGKAAKEGYPSYRLPVETITTWA, encoded by the coding sequence ATGAACACAATTAACGGTCAATTCAACAAAACAAATGATTTTGATAACATCGTCTTGGAGCGCCATTCCGTTAAAGCCTACGATCCTGAAGTAAAAATCAGCCGCGAGGAGATGACCGAAATATTAGCGAAAGCTTCACGAGCCCCTTCGGCCATTAACATGCAACCGTGGCGTTTTCTTGTTATCGACAGTGCTGAAGGCAAAGAGAAGCTTGCACCACTGGCCTCTTTTAACCAGACACAGGCACTAACGTCTTCCGCTGTCATTGCCGTATTCTACGATGCTAACAACGTTGAATACATGGAAGAGATTTTTAGCAAATCAGTCGAACTTGGATATATGCCACAAGATATCATGGATATGCAGATGCAGCAGGTAAAACCTTATTATGCGAACATAAATGCATCCGAACTGCGTGATATGAACCTCATTGACTCAGGCCTCATATCCATGCAACTCATGCTCGTTGCTCGCGCTCATGGTTATGATACGAACCCTATGGCCGGCTATGACAAAGACCAGATTGCTGAAACCTTCGGCCTAGATAAAGAGCGTTTCCAGCCCGTGATGTTGATCTCCATAGGGAAAGCAGCCAAAGAAGGCTATCCTTCCTATCGTCTCCCGGTTGAAACGATTACGACTTGGGCGTAA
- the glmS gene encoding glutamine--fructose-6-phosphate transaminase (isomerizing): protein MCGIVGYIGNKNTQSVLVEGLKKLEYRGYDSAGIAVFTPDGLQITKALGRLANLEAKLDGAPLVGNAGIGHTRWATHGKPSDENSHPHTDGSQKFSVVHNGIIENYLDLKDELMAQGHTFTSETDTEVISHLIAREYNGDIVKTVQKVITLLRGAFALGVLTEHEPEKLVAVRQASPLIIGIGEGENFIGSDIPAILEHTRNVYILNDGEMAVLTHDAVELMTIEGNFISREMIRVDWDAVTAEKGGFEHFMLKEIHEQPKAYRDTMLGRIDNEGKKVQLPELKMTEEQIKNIRNVQIIACGTAYHAGLVGRTVIEQLVRIPVETDVASEYRYRSPIVHKDTLVIVVSQSGETADTLAALREAQSNGAHVLAITNVVGSSIARDADDVIATLAGPEIAVASTKAYTSQLIAFNLLGLYLAQVRGTQSAEEIEHTLAAMQALPEQVESMLEQAEAIKGYAEQISKHEHLFFIGRGLDYAVAQEGSLKLKEISYIHSEAYAAGELKHGTLALIEDGIPVIALATQENVLEKTVSNIKEVKARGADVLAITYEEHVAPLLKSVDQAFAIPKTLPLLSPALSVVALQLLAYYASLALGHDVDKPRNLAKSVTVE, encoded by the coding sequence ATGTGCGGTATTGTTGGATATATTGGTAATAAGAACACTCAATCGGTATTGGTAGAAGGTTTGAAGAAACTCGAGTATCGTGGTTATGATTCTGCAGGTATCGCAGTATTCACACCGGATGGTCTGCAAATCACGAAAGCTCTGGGTCGTCTTGCGAATCTTGAAGCCAAGCTGGATGGTGCACCACTGGTAGGTAATGCCGGAATCGGACACACACGTTGGGCAACTCATGGTAAACCATCGGATGAGAACTCTCATCCACACACGGATGGAAGCCAGAAGTTCTCTGTTGTGCATAACGGTATTATTGAGAACTACCTTGATCTGAAGGATGAATTGATGGCTCAAGGTCACACGTTCACTTCCGAGACAGATACTGAGGTTATCTCTCACCTGATCGCACGTGAATACAACGGTGATATCGTTAAAACAGTGCAAAAAGTAATCACGTTGTTGCGTGGTGCATTCGCACTGGGTGTATTGACAGAGCATGAGCCTGAGAAACTCGTAGCTGTGCGTCAAGCAAGCCCATTGATTATTGGTATTGGTGAAGGCGAGAACTTCATTGGTTCCGACATTCCGGCAATTCTGGAACATACACGTAACGTGTACATTCTGAATGATGGTGAAATGGCTGTATTGACACATGATGCTGTCGAATTGATGACGATTGAAGGCAACTTTATTTCTCGGGAAATGATTCGTGTCGATTGGGATGCTGTAACCGCAGAAAAAGGCGGATTCGAGCACTTCATGCTGAAAGAAATTCATGAGCAACCAAAAGCATATCGTGATACAATGCTGGGTCGCATCGATAATGAAGGTAAAAAAGTTCAACTTCCTGAGTTGAAAATGACTGAAGAACAAATTAAAAATATCCGTAACGTTCAAATCATTGCATGTGGTACAGCGTACCATGCAGGTCTGGTTGGACGTACAGTGATTGAGCAATTGGTGCGTATTCCGGTTGAAACAGATGTGGCTTCCGAGTACCGTTACCGTTCCCCAATCGTGCACAAAGATACACTCGTAATCGTAGTAAGCCAATCCGGTGAAACTGCCGATACGCTTGCTGCATTGCGTGAAGCACAATCCAATGGTGCACATGTACTGGCAATCACAAACGTAGTGGGCAGCTCCATTGCACGTGATGCAGATGATGTTATCGCAACATTGGCAGGTCCTGAAATTGCAGTAGCTTCTACCAAAGCGTATACTTCGCAGTTGATCGCGTTCAACTTGCTTGGTCTGTACCTTGCACAAGTTCGTGGTACTCAATCAGCAGAAGAGATTGAACACACGCTGGCAGCTATGCAAGCATTACCTGAACAAGTGGAATCCATGTTGGAGCAAGCAGAAGCAATCAAAGGATATGCAGAGCAAATCTCCAAACATGAACATCTCTTCTTCATCGGTCGTGGTCTTGACTATGCAGTAGCTCAAGAAGGATCTTTGAAGTTGAAAGAGATCTCTTACATTCACTCCGAAGCGTATGCTGCGGGTGAGTTGAAACATGGTACGCTCGCATTGATCGAAGACGGTATACCTGTTATTGCCCTGGCAACGCAAGAGAACGTACTTGAGAAAACAGTGAGTAACATTAAGGAAGTGAAAGCACGTGGCGCGGATGTACTGGCAATTACGTACGAAGAGCACGTAGCACCATTGCTGAAATCCGTAGACCAAGCGTTTGCCATTCCTAAGACTTTGCCACTCTTGAGCCCGGCTCTGTCTGTAGTTGCGTTGCAATTGCTGGCATACTACGCTTCCTTGGCACTGGGTCACGATGTGGATAAACCACGTAACCTGGCGAAAAGCGTAACGGTTGAGTAA
- the glmM gene encoding phosphoglucosamine mutase: MGKYFGTDGVRGVANKELTAELAYSIGRCGGYVLAGGVERPKVVIGMDTRISGLMLESALVAGLLSIGADVIRLGVVSTPGVAYISRLLKADAGVMISASHNPVEDNGIKFFGGDGFKLSDETENRIEELMDAETDQLPRPVGGGLGTVTTDEESRYRYLDFLKTTVNESFSGLKIVLDCANGAAYELAPKLFSELGAEVIAIGAEPNGLNINEQCGSTHPENLKQEVLKHGADLGLAFDGDADRLIAIDETGAEVDGDFILCICGDAMNRAGKLKDSTVVSTVMSNIGFYKATEKLALKTAKTAVGDRYVMEEMRRGGYNLGGEQSGHVIFLDYNTTGDGMLTAIQLVDTLKASGKKLSELKALMTQYPQVLVNVRVEDKSKYEGNSAIEQAIATVEQQLGDNGRVLVRASGTESLIRVMAEGPDKDELEQFVSQIADVVQKELV, encoded by the coding sequence ATGGGGAAATATTTTGGTACAGACGGAGTAAGAGGGGTTGCCAATAAAGAGTTAACGGCAGAACTGGCTTACAGCATTGGACGTTGTGGTGGTTACGTGCTTGCAGGTGGTGTGGAAAGACCAAAAGTGGTTATCGGCATGGATACTCGTATCTCGGGATTGATGTTGGAATCCGCACTGGTTGCAGGTCTGTTGTCCATTGGCGCTGATGTGATTCGTCTGGGCGTTGTATCCACTCCGGGAGTGGCTTATATTTCACGTTTGTTGAAAGCTGACGCGGGCGTGATGATCTCGGCTTCTCACAATCCGGTTGAGGATAACGGAATCAAGTTCTTTGGCGGAGATGGTTTCAAGCTGTCTGATGAAACAGAGAACCGGATTGAAGAACTGATGGATGCGGAGACAGATCAATTGCCACGGCCAGTTGGTGGCGGCCTGGGTACCGTAACGACGGATGAAGAATCCCGTTATCGTTACCTCGATTTCCTGAAAACAACAGTAAATGAGTCGTTCTCTGGTCTTAAAATTGTTTTGGACTGTGCAAACGGGGCAGCTTATGAGCTGGCACCGAAGTTGTTCAGTGAACTTGGTGCAGAAGTCATTGCCATTGGCGCTGAGCCTAACGGCCTGAATATCAATGAGCAATGTGGATCAACTCATCCAGAGAACCTGAAACAAGAAGTGCTCAAACATGGAGCAGATCTGGGTCTTGCTTTTGACGGGGATGCGGATCGTCTGATTGCTATTGATGAGACAGGCGCTGAGGTGGATGGAGATTTCATTCTGTGTATCTGTGGTGATGCGATGAATCGTGCGGGAAAACTGAAAGATAGTACAGTTGTATCGACCGTTATGAGTAACATCGGGTTCTACAAAGCAACGGAGAAACTTGCACTGAAAACAGCTAAAACGGCTGTAGGTGACCGTTATGTGATGGAGGAAATGCGTCGCGGCGGTTACAACCTGGGCGGAGAGCAGTCTGGCCATGTTATTTTCCTGGATTACAATACAACTGGTGACGGTATGCTGACTGCGATTCAACTCGTGGATACGCTTAAAGCTTCCGGTAAAAAACTGAGTGAACTTAAAGCGCTGATGACTCAGTACCCACAAGTATTGGTGAATGTGCGTGTTGAAGATAAGAGCAAATACGAGGGAAATTCAGCGATTGAGCAAGCTATTGCTACAGTAGAACAACAACTCGGCGATAATGGACGGGTACTCGTTCGTGCTTCAGGTACTGAATCCCTGATCCGTGTTATGGCGGAAGGACCAGACAAAGACGAACTTGAACAATTTGTGTCCCAAATCGCAGATGTAGTGCAAAAAGAACTGGTATAG
- a CDS encoding CdaR family protein yields MDKWFNNNNFAKILALAVSLLLWFMIHLDEVPTTPTITTGTTNKVVERTVPVQPYGLDSNSYVLTSLSTDEVRLEIKGQRSMLTSIFTNDDYKVLVDLSQVKDGSNTLPLVPDLPSGVEVVSMEPSMVTVNVEKLGTKSFNVNIVPEGETYAGYSAGTPVIEPSAPVKVTLPEGQLEAVAKVQGSVSVKDAKEDVIQKKVKLQAYDAEGKVLENAIITPQTVEVRVPVNQPYTSVPLRIKYSGQLPEGLVLSTVEPSVKEVSVYGSEDALGGIQSYDQVTLDLTQFDQSGTSTVNVDLTPPSGFEKIEPSSIQIKVTISPFDEAEETTKVFPNVPITLTGAGNGLEGTLVTPRSGGLNLTLTGSASMLEGLSSDDLTLTGDLAGLAVGTHEIKLEADLPRFAKLDESSTALSATVKISEKAEDTTTTPGEEPTDEGTVAPDPTPAEVENGETETAPDEEETESNTDNQDQGQQGSTTNRGNLNNNNSGTGSKSGSNP; encoded by the coding sequence ATGGATAAGTGGTTTAACAATAATAACTTTGCCAAAATACTTGCGCTTGCGGTGAGCCTGCTGCTCTGGTTCATGATTCATCTGGATGAAGTACCGACCACTCCTACGATTACGACAGGCACAACCAACAAGGTTGTGGAACGTACGGTGCCTGTTCAACCTTATGGATTAGACAGCAACAGCTATGTGCTTACTTCATTAAGTACGGATGAGGTCCGGCTGGAGATCAAAGGACAGCGCTCAATGCTAACATCGATTTTTACCAATGATGATTACAAGGTACTGGTCGATCTGAGTCAGGTGAAAGATGGGTCCAATACACTGCCGCTGGTACCTGATCTGCCTTCAGGGGTAGAAGTGGTCAGCATGGAACCTTCCATGGTTACGGTGAATGTAGAAAAATTGGGCACCAAATCCTTCAATGTGAATATTGTACCCGAAGGGGAAACATACGCCGGATACAGTGCTGGAACGCCCGTAATTGAACCTTCAGCTCCGGTTAAGGTAACTCTGCCCGAAGGGCAGCTTGAGGCTGTAGCGAAGGTCCAGGGCAGTGTGAGCGTGAAAGATGCCAAGGAAGATGTTATACAGAAAAAAGTGAAGCTTCAGGCATACGATGCTGAAGGCAAGGTCCTTGAAAATGCGATTATAACGCCTCAAACGGTTGAAGTCCGAGTTCCGGTCAATCAGCCCTATACATCTGTACCCTTAAGAATCAAATATTCGGGACAGCTTCCGGAAGGCCTGGTACTCTCCACGGTAGAGCCAAGCGTGAAAGAAGTCTCGGTTTATGGATCAGAGGATGCGCTTGGGGGTATACAGTCCTACGACCAAGTAACCCTTGATCTGACGCAGTTTGATCAGTCGGGTACGTCGACAGTTAACGTGGACTTGACGCCGCCTTCCGGTTTTGAGAAAATCGAGCCTAGTTCGATTCAGATTAAGGTAACCATATCACCATTTGACGAGGCAGAGGAGACGACCAAAGTCTTTCCGAACGTCCCCATTACGCTTACAGGTGCGGGGAATGGACTGGAAGGTACGCTGGTTACGCCTCGAAGTGGCGGTCTGAACCTCACACTTACAGGCTCAGCAAGCATGCTTGAGGGACTGAGTAGTGATGATCTCACGTTGACCGGGGATCTTGCTGGCCTTGCGGTCGGAACGCATGAGATCAAGCTTGAAGCCGATCTGCCCCGTTTTGCCAAGCTGGATGAATCATCCACTGCATTGAGTGCGACGGTCAAAATTAGCGAAAAAGCTGAAGACACAACGACCACTCCTGGCGAAGAACCGACGGACGAGGGAACGGTAGCACCTGACCCTACACCAGCCGAAGTCGAAAATGGGGAAACAGAGACTGCTCCTGATGAAGAAGAAACGGAATCGAATACGGATAATCAGGATCAGGGCCAACAGGGGAGTACCACCAATCGTGGAAATTTAAATAACAATAACAGCGGTACTGGCAGTAAAAGTGGCTCAAATCCGTAA